From the Fusarium oxysporum Fo47 chromosome X, complete sequence genome, the window CGGCTGAGCCAGATCTTCATGACGATAGCGCAGGCGCTGGAAGTCAGGCCGAAGGCCATCATACCGATGAAGGCACTGATGTAGCGAGGCTCCTCATTTGTGACGAACATAAAAGGGGCAGTGAAGTTTCCTAGCAGATTTTGTTAGTTGGTATCTAGGAATCGTCATGAAAGTAAACTTACCGATTTGAGACAAAAGGTTGCAAAGTGCAACGGAGGCAGCTCGCTTTTCGGGAGTCTTTGCAAGAGCACCTGGTGAATAGTCAGTACCATACTAAGTAGTCAAATAGCATGGATAACATACCGCTGACATAACCCATGATGAGAGGGTTGGCGATGTACATGCCGCCAACGTAGATGAAGGAAGCTCCATATCGGGCCTGGGGGTTGGTGGTCGCTAAGCAGACGATGAAACCGATACAAGCAACCGCAACAGGGATAGCATAATGCAGACCTCGCTCCTTGACCCTGCGAGACAACTATTAGTAATTGTGTGGCGCACGATATCAGTTGAGACTTACTTGTCAGAGTGCCATGCATTGACATAAGAACCAATAGCAGCGAAAATGTAAGGTGGCGCAGTGAGAACAAGGGCAATGACGGAGCTGTATCCCCAATCGGCGGCCAGACCACGAACAATGGAAGGGTAGAAGTTGGAGAATCCGTAAGCAGCAGAGATGGTGATGTTCATGAGAGTAAGGATGTAGAGCTTAGGATCGCGAACACTAAGCTTCAATCCTTCCCAAGCACCAGTCTTGGCCTCAGTTGTTGAGGGGCGATCGGCAAGGACACGTGCAGCAGCAACCTTTCGCATATCTTCAGTCATGGTCCACATGGCGCTGCCTGTTGTCGAGTCGGGATAATCGGGGATGAACCAGATACAGATCATGGCAGAGCCAGCACCCGCGGTAGccaggatgatgaagagccacTGCCAGCCGGCAAGACCGTGAGCCTTCTCCAGAGTGGCGTAGGTAGCGGCAGCGATGAGACCGGCTGAGCAGAAGGCAATTGTCTGAGCTGAGTAGAGGATAGCCATACGGAAAGCGACTTCCTTTCGTGTGTACCTAGGATAATGAGTGAGCACGAAGCATTCAATGCGGTTGAGATTGGTGAACTTACCAACAACCGAGAAGGTAGATAGCTCCGGGAAGAAGAGGTGcctcaacaagaccaagagcgAAGCGAACACCCATGAGCCCAGAGTAAGACTTAACTCCGACAGTAGCGACACTGACACCAGACCAGACAATAGCCATGAGACAGAGGTAAAGACTGGGTCGGATCTTGGTGATCAACATGTTACTAGGAAGTTGACCAAGGACTGAAAACGTCAGTATTCTTTCGAAACGCCAATCATGCGGATGGCTTACCATAACCGAGAGAGAGAATAGAGACAGCCGAAGAGAAGTTGGCACCAGTAAGATTCAAATCCGCGTCGAAACTGCTGAGTCTCGCATGACCGATTGATGCTCTGTCAAGGTAATTGAAGAAGTAAAGACACCAGACACAAGGCATGAGAGTCAGATCAAGACGACGaacaatcttcttctcaagctcgcgCCAGTTCGGAATGCCAAGAGCGTCAATCTGCTCCTCGGGGCTAGGAAGACGACCTTCATTCTTGATGTAACCCTCCTCTACCATACCGAGCTCCTTCTCAATGGCAGAAGCGGTATCGGCCTTCTCGTCGATGGGGGCCTTGACATCAGACGCCGGGACCTGAACGTCTTGCGGAGGCACATCACCGCCCGCTTTCTCATTCGGTGTCGTCATATCTTGAAGACTAATGCGGAACAAATAAAGAGATAACGACGATTGGAATGGCTGAGAAAGGGAGGGTCTGCGATGTCAACCAAGTCGAGAGGCTGCGTACACGAGAGAAAAGGCAAGGACAAAACGAAGGTGGACGGCATTTTTTATAGATGAGCGAGACACgagagaaaaagaacactGGCAATGGGAAAACCCCGCATCTTTCCAACGTTGGCATGGCTGGGCAAGCTGGGGAAAAAGTCAACTCCCCAGATGGTGCATGTGTGAGCCAAGAGTCCGGGGCAACAAGAATCATCTCTTGGGTTAAAAActggagaagaaaagggTTCTGGGGCAAAACGGTCTCGCGTGCGCGAAAAGACACAGACTGGATCGGACCCCAGATGAATCACCAGAGATCGGTGGTGTCAAATGGTAATCAGATCACTTGCAGTCTATTGCTCTTTAGAGTTCTTCTTTTAGAGTTCAATCACTACTCTATGATGCAGTGGCCGTCGTTAAAGAGGCTCAAAATGAGGCTCTTTTTATCAGCGCCGCATTACCGGGCCGTGGTCAATAGGCCAGTCTGGATCACTTTAGTCTCTTCAAAAATGCCCATAACGAATCTCGCGTGCTATTATTATTCCACGCTTTCATCAATTCGTCTAAAGGAACCGGAGAAAGAATTCTCTCGTATGCTTTTTCGCTCTAGCTAGCCACACGCCAAGCTCAATGAATCGCAATGCGTTCATCATATTCCCCAATTATGCAGCAATTCTCAACTCAAGGAGGGCAAGAGAACTTCAGCTCCCGTCTTTCCCGTTTATTCTGGGCATGTTCTCCAAAAATGCAGTAAAAGCCCGAGTCTTCCCGTGCCAAGGGCGGAGAGTCCATTGCTGAGACCTGCACTGCAATGCTCCGGGCATCACTACCCACTATAGTGGATTATTCCCGTCTGAGCACTGCTCCACTATCATGTCAGGGCCAAGCTTTGCGATAACCAATCTCGCCAATTTGTTGATTTGAGGTAGGAAAAGGTTATTCTTAAGCTTGTTCAGGACCTTGGCGTATGGGGGCGCTCTTCTACCCGCGGGATTTACCCTTCTCCGGTGTTACTCCGGATCCGATAGTTTGCCGTGCCCAGCCAATCCCGCGGGAGATTTGCATTCGATTACTTTGTATACCAAGAAATGGTGTATTTTTCGGAAGTAATTCTGAGATCCTGTTATATTTATCGATTCGAATACCAAAAGAACATAAGACTCATTTTTCTCATATCACCGAGACTTTTCCCCTGCCGCATGGCAAACAACGATATTCTGATGGGTAGGGAAGGGGTACATCTTTGAAATACCCTACAGCAGCTTTTTCAACCTCCAACATCATCTGTGAGTATTGCACTGAGCGTGCTGAAAGGGTCAGAGAGAATGTAATAAGCAACAGCAAATGTGTGGATTAATATTTTTTCCCCTTTCGTGTAGGTGAGTCTATTTTGGAGCTACTTGAAACATACAGCTAGATTACCAATGTATTTGTTTATTTCCCGATGCCGTGAAGATCATACCTACCCAGCGACAACCTCCATAACCATTGTTTGGTCCGCCCTGATCGTGGCCAACCAAGTGCAAATGGATTTTCATCAGTTATCAGCGTGACAATGCGTCTAACTATCCAGACGCGTTGAGCAAGTTGGAAATTCACAAAACCCAAATAAGTACATACACAAAAAGAACATGGACAGCAAACGGCTTCCATTACTGTGGTCCAAATTTTAGATTGCTCCCGTCTCGTCATCCCCTCACATTCCTTGATCCAGCTTCTGTGCTTCGCACATCTTGGCATATGTTCCACCTTGCTTAACAAGGTCTTCATGACTCCCACTCTCAATAATCAGTCCTTCGTGGAAAACGAAAATGTGGCTTGCTTCCCTAATGGTGGAAAGGCGGTGGGCAACAGCTACGGTGATTCTATTACCCGTTGTTGCTGCGTCTAATAAGGCTGCTTGGAAGACACGTTCAGACTCAGTATCGAGTGCGCTTGTTGCCTCGTCTAACAGTATCACTGCAGGCTTCCTGATCAAAGCGCGCGCGATTGCAATTCTCTGCCGCTGACCACCGGAGAGCTGGTTGCCGCCCGTTCCGCAACGAGTATTAAGGCCCTCGGGGAGTGAGGCGATGAAATCCCAGGCATTGGCAGAACGGCAAGCCTCCTCAATCTCTGTATCAGACGCCGTAGTATCGATGCCCTGTGAGATGTTGTCGCGGATAGTACCTGGAAACAATGTCGGTTCCTGCTGCACGAGAGCAATATGTTTGCGGTACAGGCGAGGGTTGATCGAGTCGAGAGGAGATGAATCGATAGTGATTCTTCCGGTGGTCGGGTCGTAGAAACGCTCTAATAGCGAGATCATTGTGCTCTTGCCACATCCGGATTGTCCAACAAAAGCGACGAACTCGCCAGACTGAATCTAGAATTCAAAGACGTCAGCACTTGATACCAAGATGGGGCAGAGGATTGACTCACATTGAGAGAAACTCCCTTGAGGGCCTGATTGTGTGGTGCTAGAGGGTAGGAAAACTGAACATCACTGAGCTTGACAGACTTGCAACCATCCTTTGGCCCCTTGTCTCTGTTGTCGGCGGTTTCCTGAATCGTTGGCTCGAGAGAAGATATCCAGAAATAGTAGTTGGCGGCCATGTGACCCTTGGTGAAATCTTCAAAAGCGAAACGCGTTAGCATGGTGTATAGGAACTGGTGGCACTTACGACTTACTGCCCGCAAAAACAAACAGCTGGCTTGCCGCCTGTCCAGAGAAATAGACTCCCATAAAAGAGACGATGAATTGATAGAAGTTGATATGGCCGTCATTGATGAGCTTCGATCCCCACCTGGATACGTTAAATGATGCCTGCACAGATAGAATGCTACTCTTACCAGAAGCCCAATGCAAGGACGAAGTATTCAATTGCCTGGGTAAGTGAGAACCAAACCATCATATGAAATAGGGATGGGACTGAGTTCCAGATAGCCATGTCCAGCTCTCGTGTATACTTATCTAGCACCCGTCGCTCTAGCGCCAAAGAGGAGACGGTGCGTATCGCCATGACTGCCTCAGATGCCACTGACGAGCTCTGCAAAGATGACCTATCTATGGCGTTTTCCATTCTAATCTCGAGCCATATGCGCACCCACCCAGCTAAAAGCATAGGAGGAAGTCCAACAAAAACACCAACTAAGCCAAGTCGCCAGGCGACAACGATGGCCAGGATGCTACAGGCGGTCAAGTTAATGATGGCGAGGAGCAGGAGTGCTACGTTGAAACCCATAAACTCGAAGACAGCTTGAGGGTATGAGTCAAGTCGACTTGTTAAAGCACCGACGGTGTTCTCAGAACGGTCGAAAAACTGCAGGTCCTGGCGAAGGATGGAATCTAAGAGCTCTTTTCGGATCTTCCTCCCGAGGGTCTTTGCAAAGTCAGCAGGGGCCTTTGAAAATGGGCGAGGCCACATACCTGTGCAATCATGTTGCTAGACCATCCCAACAAGAAATAGCCGATGAGGCACCCGATTGCAATGACAAGAAACATGAGAGAGATGAAGTTGCCTCGTGATACCATGTCTGGGGACGAGAAGACGTCGAGGACGTTGCCAAGAAGCAGGGCCTGTGCAGGGAAAAGGGCAGCTAGAAAAGGTCAGTGTTGCATAGAAACCCAACAAAAAGGAGTGACTTACCTCCAATGATGCAGGAGATGACTGTAAGTAGGTACCAGAACTTGAGTTCCGGAGTGCAGCCTACAAGCTTCATAACGGTACCGAGTAGTCCACGCTGTTGGAATGTGTCAAAGTCTTGTCGATCCTTTAGTGATACTAGGGTGGTCTCATCGACTGCTTTGATCTTGGCTAGTGGGAGATCAAGCGTAGGCGTGCTGTTTGGGGCTGGTTCTTTCTCTGAGAAGCGCTCTGGGGTCTGTAGGGTCTCAGTTGGAGATAGATCTTGAGCCTTGACGAGGTTGTAATACACTCCTTTCAGTTCGAGTAGATCATCGTGACTACCCTTCTCAACGACGTGGCCCGAAGAAATGACGACAATCTGGTCAGCGTTCTGAATGGTGGCCAACTTATGGGCGATAACGATAGTTGTCCGATTCTGAGATGCTCTATTCAGGGCTTTCTGAACAATGCCTTCGGCGTGAGGGTCGAGTGCACTGGTTGCTTCGTCGAGTAGTAACACCTGCGGGTCAGATACGAGACTGCGTGCGATGGCAACACGCTGCTTCTGCCCACCTGAGAGCAGGCCACCTCTTTCTCCGATTCTGGTGTCATAACCGTGTGACAGGCCGACGATGAAGTCATGGGCAAAAGAGAGCTTAGCAGCATCCTCAACACGTTGTCGTTGCTCATCGTGCGAGGCTGTCTCCCATGGTGTTCCGACGAGACCGTCCGCGATATTCTCAAAAACTGTGCCATTGAAGAGAACGGGCTCCTATATGCGAACAGAACTGTTAGCGACGGGATAATGGAACCAGGTGGAGCTTCCTATCCTACCTGTTGTACAAGACGGACGTTAGTACGGAGCCAGTGCAAGTTCAAGTCCTTGACATCTTTGCCATCCAGTCTGATGATACCAGCCGTTGGGTCATACCAGCGCTCCAAAAGGCCAATGACGGTGCTTTTTCCTGACCCGCTGGTTCCCTAGGTTGCATTACGACGTTAGCGACTATTGCGACTAAGAGTTGTAGAGAACGAAATGAAGCCGGCAATCAACTTACAACCAAGGCTGTGACCTTGCCTGCCGGAACATGTAGACTCAACTTATCAAGGACGGTGACATCTGGCCTCGTAGGATACCTGAAGGAAACGTCTTGGAGCTCGACGTCACCGACAAGACTGTCAGGCCTTTCGCCCGAGTCATCGAAGGGATCAATTTCCGACTGCCTGTCAATCAACCTAAAGAGTTCAGTCGCCGCTGTCGCAGCGCGGCCAAACATGACCATCTGCGGCGCGATAGACATGACTGTACTCGTACCGATGATGACTGAAAAGAGAACACTACTCCAAGTTAGAAAGTAACGACCTGCTGGGGCTCAACACTGAACTGACGTGAAAACGGTGCCAAGGTCAGGAACTTCTCCGCGGTTGACCATCGCTATACCCTGCCAAAACGCCAGCCCCATGGCGGCATGGACGATGAAATACTCGCCACCAAAGAGGACGCCGTAGATTCtattcttcttcataccGAGTCCGAATGAGCTTTCGAGAAAAGAATCGTATTGACTAACCACCCTCCCCCGAAGATCAAAAGCGTGGACGGTGCGAACCCCTGCCAGGGTTGTCTCGGCATAGCTCCCTGCCTCGGCATGGATTTTGAGAATATCAGCTTCAATCTGCGCATCCAAGCCTGCAACGCCTCCAACGACGATCAGCAGTACAGGTACCATGCCGATGATGATCAAGGTGAGCTTCCACTGGCTGATAAAAGCAATCACAAAGGCAGCGATGAAGGTGGCCATGGCTTGTACAAGCATGCCGAGCTTCTCGCCGATCCCGGCTTGTATCAATTTACCGTTGGATGTAGCTTGCATGGAGATAGATTCTTGGACCTGGTCAAAGAAGCCGATTTCCTGGCTGAACGCGGCGCGGAGGTACTCGTGTCGAATATTGCGAGTCAGACGTTGGCCGACAAACGTGAACAGGGAGGCATATATGTAGGTACATGCGAATCGCACAATGCCGATGTAAACAAAGTAGAGGCTGCAAAAAGGAAGAGCATGTTAGTCGTTATAGATATTTCGGTCGTTGTTGTTTCCTACGCGGTTCTCTGGACAGCGGACATGAAACCATCAGGCTCAGATGTATGAGAGTCGCTCAACAATGAAATGAACTGGCCGACAACAAGGTTTACTATGGCTAGCGCGATGCCGGACGCGAtggcggcgatgatggcgatagATTCGAGAGCGTAGTCTGTCGTTTGGCCGAATGTAAAGACTCTCTGCGAGTGAGCATGGTCAACATACTGTACACGGTGTGACATTTATAGATGttcgtcatcatcacaaCATACCATGAAGTCCCGGAAGCTCGAAGACTCGCTTGAGTTGTCCTCAGAGGTCGAAGGTTCATCGCTTTCTCTGGCGTCTCGTGCACCGTGCGGGCGGAGATCGATAGATGCAGCCATTATATGGGAGTAATAGCGAGATCAGATAGaaagaataaaataaatatataaaaaaggataagAGAAAGAGTGATATATTCTGTAGGCAGTTTGACTTATCAAGTGATGGTAGAGACTGGACAACTGCAGTTGGAGACAAGAGAGTCGACTGGGCATTCTCTCGTCGGCATCATTGGTTTGTATACTAATTGGCTTTCCTCCTGCCTCCAACAATCAATCTTATGTTATCACCGGTCCCCACTGAATGATTATCCGATGACTCCCTACCGCTGAACGGAAGTCATGGCTCCCTGGCGCTACATTGAGGGTCTGTCGGGCTCCGGAGACCCGGACGGCCAACCCAACGCGGAGATGTCGAGGGACCTTGTATCCATTGATTCCACTTCTGACCACCCCAGCGAAAGTGAAGGAGTCTAATGAGTCAGGTCTCATTAGTGACGATGCGCTAGGGAGAGAGGTTGGAGTATCCCGCCGCTGTTTCAGGGCCTCTTATTTCAATTTCAACGCGGCACTCCGGCCCAGGATCATTATACGGCATCCTCGTTCTAAATTCTAATCCCATTAGTGCATTGGAGATCTTCGCCGGACACTAGATGGCAAATTACAGCGTATTCAAATACAAAAGTGAGAAATTACCTGTTGGGCAGGTGTCGAGTATGGAGATGGGACAAAATCGCCACCAAAGGCTTCGCGCCCCACTAAGCGCCGCGATGTCTTCGGCCCCCGGAGACCCGGCTCCCGGCTCCGTCGACGCAAAAGCTCACATAGCGGGCCAGGTTAATATCTCAAAACACGGCGATGACTATTCCGACAGAAGATATCTACCTGTTTGTCTAGGACCCTAGTTCGGAAGTCCCAAATGGTGTGCTTCGCCGCTTTTCCTGTACGCTGGTTGTTTGATCTATTTAATAGTACATCTCCTGACCAAGGTCCCATTAGTCGAGCACATACCACAACAAGAATCCCATCCAGATTTCGTCAGGGACAGCTAACATGGGATTCAAAGTCATTATAGTCGGAGGCAGCGTGTCGGGCCTGTCTTTGGTCAACATGCTCGAGAAGTTCAACATCGAATATATACTCCTCGAGGCACATTCAAAGATCGCCCCCCAGCTTGGAGCGAGCATGGGTCTTCTCCCTGGTGGCTTGCGCATCCTCGATCAGCTCGGCTGCTACGACCGCGTGCGGGAAATAGTCGGAGACTGTTGTTATTACCAACCGAGCCTTCGTCTCTTTAATGGGAAGATATTGGACAAGGAAAAGCCGAAAACCTTCTCTGAGCAGTTGGAGTACAGGTATGTCCTTGAAATTGAGAACTAGTTAAATATGCTGACCCAGGTGTTTCAGAACCGGCTATCCCCAGATCTTCATCGATCGGCAGATGCTCCTTCAGATTCTTTTCGACAACATCCAGTCCAAGGATAGAGTGATGACGCGGAAGCGCGTTGTTCGCGTCGAAACAGCTGAGAATCACGTCCGCGTCCATACTCAAGACGGCTGTACTTATACTGGAGATATCGTTGTCGGTGCTGATGGAGTCCATAGCGCTGTCAGAAAGGAGATGTGGCGAAACGGCGTCGAATCAGATCTAGGCTCATTCCGGCCAGACGAGGACAAAGGTTCGTGATCCCGAATTTAAGCAATCTTGTTGTGAACTAACCAATGGCTTTCCTTCTCTAGCGCTTGCAGCCGACTCAAAGTGCATCTTTGGCATTTCCAAACGGCCAAAGTCCCTtcctgcttctgctttgcaAATCAACGCATTCTTTGACGGCCGCAACTACATGATGCTCTCAGCACCAGGAGATCGGCTCTATTGGTTTATGTTCCAGGATATGGACAGAACTACTGGCAGTGATATTCCTAGATTCACAACCGAGGACGAAGTCAATCTCGCAAAGAAACACTTTGAAGACCAAGTCACAGCGTGCACGACCTTTGGGGACGTGTATGAGAACCGATTGCAAACGGCACTCGTCTCTCTTGAGGAGCACGTTTTTTCTCGGTGGTATTTCCGGAGAATCATCACCATTGGAGACGCAGCTCACAAGGTATGAGCCATCTGCATCAGCTCAGGCCATGGAAATAATTAACGTGTGCATACAGGTTCACCCCAACACTGCTCAAGGCGGCAACGGCGCTATCGAGACGTCTGCAGTTCTTCTGAACACTCTCTTACGGCGATTAGATGACACATCGGAACTGTCAGAACGGGATATCGAGGACGTTTTCGCCAAGGTTCAAACCAACCGTTTTGCCCGCGCCGCCAATGCTCTCGAACAAGGCCGCCACACATCATCATTCTCGACGCGAGATACGTTTGCCTCGAGAATTTTCGTACACTATTTGCTCCCCTGGTTTGGGGATCGTATAATCATGTGGCTCGCTGTTAAGAACGCCGAGACGGGTCCTGTGATCGAGCGACTGCCTCTGCCCAAGCGAAACGGCGTCACTCTACCCCACGCTGGTATCGTTAAGAAACCTCAGAGCTTAAAGGTCGCGTTGGGATTCGGTGCCTTTGGAGCAACGCTTGTTGCAGTGCTTTTGTACTTTACGAGGGGATCGACAAGGGCGATCTCTTTTGCGACATTGTTTAGAGGGCATCTCGGGCACCTGTGAACCAATGAAATATGACTGCTCTTCTTTTATACTTCTGCTAAATATTAGATTAGATTAGACAAAATTAGATTTGCTCTTTATGCTGTTAGTATGATGAACGAGCGGCCAAGAAACACTTTAAAGCTGATTGTACCAAACTCTGCTAGAATAGCTCTCGACGCGACCACCCCAGAGACTGACTCTGAGCTTCGAACTGACTATCTTAGCTTATCTACTATACAAAGATGACATATAAGCTTGTAACAGTCTTGTATTAACAACAGACGAGCTTATGAAAAGAGTGTTGTAATTGACCTTAACAGTGCTGCTAGAGTTATACCCTATCTATGTCATGCTATCTAGCCTGCAGGCGAAAAGCGATCAGGGAAAGTCCCAAATGACTGCATCAGAGCTTGATTACTATAGAACCACTCTTCCAACTGTGCTCCATGCCCCGTGCGAATCATTGGATTCATCAACATGGGCCCGATGGTATTCGTATCTCCACCACTTGTGACGTCGAGGTCGTGGTCAAACCCCTGCCCTTGCTGCTGGTTACCATCGCCCCCCCACGAACATTGCATGCCCAGTAACTTGAGATACGTATCCATCTCTTCAGTATCCTGTGGCTGAACGTCGCGCGAGGCTGAGAGCTCTACATAACGAGTGGCGACGTTGTAGAGGACCTGGAATAGCCGATGCAACTTGGTTGCAGCGCTCGAGGCAGCGGCAGCAGGTTGGATAGAAGCGACAAAAGTGCGAAGGCGGTTGAGGTCTTTCTTGTCTTGGGTCTCAATTACCTGGCAGAAAATGACGATAAAGGGGATGAACGGAGCGAAAAGAAGTGTCCTGCTTCCGTCAATATTCCGAACTGAAGCTCAGTCGAGTCAGTGACACGTACCAATGAACATAGGTTGGGAAGAAGTCTTGACTGCTCCTTTCGATAATCTCTAGGCAATCATGATGCCTGTGGAGAGTAGCTCTAGCAGCTTCGACGCAACTGGGACTGAATGTTGTTAGAACCCCAGTCTGTTGTGGAGCGGCTCGATAGACGAGAGTAAGTAGTGACAGTCGAAGGATATC encodes:
- a CDS encoding major facilitator superfamily domain-containing protein — protein: MTTPNEKAGGDVPPQDVQVPASDVKAPIDEKADTASAIEKELGMVEEGYIKNEGRLPSPEEQIDALGIPNWRELEKKIVRRLDLTLMPCVWCLYFFNYLDRASIGHARLSSFDADLNLTGANFSSAVSILSLGYVLGQLPSNMLITKIRPSLYLCLMAIVWSGVSVATVGVKSYSGLMGVRFALGLVEAPLLPGAIYLLGCWYTRKEVAFRMAILYSAQTIAFCSAGLIAAATYATLEKAHGLAGWQWLFIILATAGAGSAMICIWFIPDYPDSTTGSAMWTMTEDMRKVAAARVLADRPSTTEAKTGAWEGLKLSVRDPKLYILTLMNITISAAYGFSNFYPSIVRGLAADWGYSSVIALVLTAPPYIFAAIGSYVNAWHSDKVKERGLHYAIPVAVACIGFIVCLATTNPQARYGASFIYVGGMYIANPLIMGYVSGALAKTPEKRAASVALCNLLSQIGNFTAPFMFVTNEEPRYISAFIGMMAFGLTSSACAIVMKIWLSRSNKRLLREAQQNGTAYQPYVT
- a CDS encoding P-loop containing nucleoside triphosphate hydrolase protein; translated protein: MAASIDLRPHGARDARESDEPSTSEDNSSESSSFRDFMRVFTFGQTTDYALESIAIIAAIASGIALAIVNLVVGQFISLLSDSHTSEPDGFMSAVQRTALYFVYIGIVRFACTYIYASLFTFVGQRLTRNIRHEYLRAAFSQEIGFFDQVQESISMQATSNGKLIQAGIGEKLGMLVQAMATFIAAFVIAFISQWKLTLIIIGMVPVLLIVVGGVAGLDAQIEADILKIHAEAGSYAETTLAGVRTVHAFDLRGRVVSQYDSFLESSFGLGMKKNRIYGVLFGGEYFIVHAAMGLAFWQGIAMVNRGEVPDLGTVFTVLFSVIIGTSTVMSIAPQMVMFGRAATAATELFRLIDRQSEIDPFDDSGERPDSLVGDVELQDVSFRYPTRPDVTVLDKLSLHVPAGKVTALVGTSGSGKSTVIGLLERWYDPTAGIIRLDGKDVKDLNLHWLRTNVRLVQQEPVLFNGTVFENIADGLVGTPWETASHDEQRQRVEDAAKLSFAHDFIVGLSHGYDTRIGERGGLLSGGQKQRVAIARSLVSDPQVLLLDEATSALDPHAEGIVQKALNRASQNRTTIVIAHKLATIQNADQIVVISSGHVVEKGSHDDLLELKGVYYNLVKAQDLSPTETLQTPERFSEKEPAPNSTPTLDLPLAKIKAVDETTLVSLKDRQDFDTFQQRGLLAALFPAQALLLGNVLDVFSSPDMVSRGNFISLMFLVIAIGCLIGYFLLGWSSNMIAQTLGRKIRKELLDSILRQDLQFFDRSENTVGALTSRLDSYPQAVFEFMGFNVALLLLAIINLTACSILAIVVAWRLGLVGVFVGLPPMLLAGWVRIWLEIRMENAIDRSSLQSSSVASEAVMAIRTVSSLALERRVLDKYTRELDMAIWNSVPSLFHMMVWFSLTQAIEYFVLALGFWWGSKLINDGHINFYQFIVSFMGVYFSGQAASQLFVFAGNFTKGHMAANYYFWISSLEPTIQETADNRDKGPKDGCKSVKLSDVQFSYPLAPHNQALKGVSLNIQSGEFVAFVGQSGCGKSTMISLLERFYDPTTGRITIDSSPLDSINPRLYRKHIALVQQEPTLFPGTIRDNISQGIDTTASDTEIEEACRSANAWDFIASLPEGLNTRCGTGGNQLSGGQRQRIAIARALIRKPAVILLDEATSALDTESERVFQAALLDAATTGNRITVAVAHRLSTIREASHIFVFHEGLIIESGSHEDLVKQGGTYAKMCEAQKLDQGM